ATTGAAAGTATTGATACCATTATCGCTACCTCAAATAAGCTCGATAACGGCGACACGCTCGATTTACTTAGTCAACAAGTGTTTGACGAAAAAGAGATTAATCGCGCAAAAGATCATTTAATTGAGCTTGCCACCGGCAATGGCGGTTTAACCTTAAGTGATTTATTTGATATTCGCTTTGTCGTGGTCAACCGCGCAGGCGAGCAAGATACCTTTGATAAAATCGATTCTGCTGGTTCAAACGGTACCCGTATCACCATTAAGCTACTGTGCGGCATGTTATTTATTCGCTACTTATTAGCAGATAAAGAACAAAGCAAATACCGTATTCCTATCTACATTGATGAAGCGGCTGATATCGACCCGCAAAACCAGCAAGCGATTATTGAAACCGCGTACAGTTTTGGTTTCGTGCCGCTATTTGCCTCAGTTAAACCGCAGGTCAGCTGTGAATACATCGTGCCTATTCGCACGGTAAGCGATGGTAAACAAAACTGGGTAGATGAAAACGACTGGATTGCAGTAAGCGATACTGAAAGTGATTTAGTAGCAAGCTAATTCATCACAGCGCAAATTAATTAAAAGCGGCACAAAATAAGTGCCGCTTTTTGTTATAAACTGTTGAGTTATTCGCAGTTCTTGCGTATTTTGGACACAATTTTGTTGTAAAACCGTTAATTATGTTTAATACACTTCTGCCTTTTATTTTTATTTCGGCATACAGTCATATTTACTTTGATAGCTTAAAAAAAGATGCACTCTGTTATATTTTTAAGCCGTTAACCACCATTTTGATCATTTGCCTTGCGTATATGCAAACTAACACCTTTACCCCTGTTCACTATTGGGTATTTGGCGGATTAGTCTTTTCACTTATTGGCGACATTTTTTTAATGTTGAAAAAAGACTACTTTTTGCAAGGGCTTATCGCGTTTTTTATCGCTCATGTAGCCTATGTGATTGCCTTTACCGACACTACAGGCTTTGAGTTTAATGGTTGGCTGCTGCTCTTTTTATTAACCTATGCGGGCATACTCATTGCCGTTTTAAATAAACATTTAGGAAAGTTCCGTATTCCGGTTTACGCCTATGCAACGGCACTGACGTTAATGGTGCTTACAAGCTACAACTTCTTCCAGCTATCGTGGCACTACATGAGCCTTTACGCCTTTGTTGGTGCGCTGTTTTTTATGGTGTCGGACTCAATTTTGGCGTATCGCCGTTTTGTTAAAGAATATGCGTGGAGCCAACCTGCTATTTTAGCGACCTACTACATTGCGCAAAGTATGATTGCGCTTAGCTTAACCAATTAGCCTTGAATGGGTTTTTAGAATAAAGAGTATTAACAAGGACTGTTTTAAATGAACGCCGTATTTTGCTTCGATGGCACCTGCAACGAACCCAGTGATGTGGATGATGTATTTTACAACAGCAGCATCAGCAATATTTTAAAAACCCATATTTTTTGCGGTGGTGATTTAATCAATACAAGCCACGCCTTTGAGCAGCAAAAAAGTTTTTATTACGCAGGCATAGGTACTTACGGCAATTGGTTAAGCCAAGTATTCAATACCATGTTTGCACCTGAATACGCTGATTTAGAAAGTATTTACAAGCAAGCCTACAATGACTACCTCACCCTTAGAGGTGATGACCAGATTTTTATTTTTGGTTTTAGCCGCGGCGCCGCAATTGCAAGGCGCTTTGCCAGCAAACTCACTGAGCAAGGTCGAAAAATCACTTTTTTAGGGGTATACGACACGGTTGCGTCTATTGGCATGCCTGATTTAAGCGCACACACTCAGCCTGCAAGCGATGTGGTTTTTGAAAACAACAGTGTAAGCCCGCTAATTCAACAGGCAGTGCATTTAGTTGCTATAGATGAACGCCGAATTGCGTTTCAACCCCTACTGATGGCACCGGGTGCTAATGTAAAAGAAGTGTGGTTTGCAGGTGTGCATGCAGATATTGGCGGCGGCTTTTGGCACGATGGTCTTGCCGATATTTGCCTAAGCTATATGCTTGAAGAGGCAAAGCGCTTTGGTTTACAAGTGCTTGAACTTCATCAAGTCGATTACTCAAAACTTAGTGAGAACGAGGTATCCATCGGCTCTGACGATATCGCCATCTTCCCGCAAATTGATGCCCCACTTCACCAGAAAGCCCGCACTGGTTTTATGTCATCAAAAACCTTAAATCCAAGGCAAGTGCGCGTTGATTGTATGGAAGACTGTATGCCGCTGGTACATTACAGCGTGGTTGAACGCTTTGTTAACATTGCCGATTACCGCCCAATCGCCCTTCGCAATAAACCATTTCAGTTGCTATTACCTAGTGGTGAACGCAGTGGAATGATTTTTGGGATAGAGGGAATGAGGGAATATTCAGTTTTATAGTTTAAGAATATAGCAAAGCTTGCTTCCATGCGGGTATCTTGCGCCATCCATGGCGCCCTCGTTCATTCTTTTTAAACGGCCAAAAAGAACGAACCAAGAAAAAGCCGACCCAAAATCAAACAAATTCTTCAAAGAAAAATTGAAATGAACGCAGACAGCATACAATCGATTTCCCTATCTCAGGTATGCTTTTGCCAGCATCCTTGCTGGCAATTGCTCATCAATTATTCTTTTCAGGTTTGATTAAGGGGAAAGGGAGTGAACTTTAATGTCAATTGCTACTGGATTCTAAGAGCCCGAACCTAACGCTAAAAACGCCGAGCTAAGCGGCGCAGCTTTGCTGCGTCCTTGCTTGAGCGCCTAGTTATGAGTTTTCTATTCATCATATCCGTCATTGTGAGTAATTATAATGTCTGAGTAAAACTGCTTTTCGCTTAAACTACCAGCATTAACAGCTTCTAGAAAATCACTTAGCGGCATACCATGAGATTTGTACTCTTTAGTAATTGGGCCAATAAGGATCATGTTGTTGTATTGATCTAATTCGTCATCGTCTGCGCCGTAAGTAACATATTTTACTGAAGTTCCAGCCATTGCTTTTAATAGTGAAAGAATGTGTTCTTTCTGAAACCCTCGTCCGAACATTATGGCAGGAGCAGTCCACTCCGCAGCTAAACTTTGTGCAAACTCACCTGAGAGAGGGATGTCTAATTTAGCGAGGTTGTTTTTTATACGAATATGGTCGGCGAGGTTTGGGTTAATCAAAACCTGATAAGAAGACCAGTCTATTTCGAGTTTTTCGGCTATATCTTTCGCCTCGCCTTCTTTTTTTGAAGTCACGGCCTGAGGAATCTTTAATTTGCTTTTCGGATCTCCTGACTTGCTAAGAAGATAATCATGATAATAGGAGTCTTCTTGCATCTCGGGTCGAAACTTAGTCTGTAAAAGGAAAATAGCAAATAGAAATACTGGAACATTAATTACAGATGCAACAACTAATAATCCTCGCCCCCAAATTGGTTCATCAAGGGAAATCGCTGTAGTTAAAAAGCTTCCATTTACAAGTATTAGACCAACTAACCAAGCCCCGAGAAGTTGGATTGGCTTGTTGATTTTACTTGGGTCAATTCTATTTTTACTATCCATGCCTAATACTCATAACAGCTTATTAGTGCTCATTTCGATTTAAGGAAGTTATCCACAGCCTAAAACTTGCATACTAATAAGTAATTTTATTTAATATTTTCAGTAGATTATCAGTAGTTTTTGCCCTAGCAATTTATAATTGAGTTTAGATAATCGAGCCGATTAAAATTTTACATTACGTGCCATATTAGTGTTGCTGGTTGTGTACATACTTATTGACGTCAGTTTGGCCAATGACCACTGTTCGCTCATTTGCGACTTTGAAGGCTACTGCTTATCCCCTTTCTCTTATATCAAACCCGTGAATCGAATTTTGAGCTGATAACGCGAAGCTTTCCTTCTTAAACTTTGTGATACGAGCTAAGTTTATTCTGACAGCACGGCAATTCTGTCTAAATCTCGACTTGGAAAATCAGGATCGACATATACATACATTCGGCTTATTCTTTTTCCTTCGAACTCAAAGACACTACAAAAACGGCCAATCGATATTTTATTGTCAGGCCAAGCAGTTCCATCACTCATCACACCACCTTCCTGCCCTTCAACAATGACTTTATTTCCTGCCGTTGTTATTTCAAACCCGTCAATATCGTGCCAAATACTCGTTAACGAGCTTCCAATGCGATTGCCAAACTCTACTAGTGCATTTTTACCTTTAGCCTGCCCAAATTTAGGAAAGAAAAAGTCCACATCCTCCGAAAATAAGTCGAGATAACTAACGTCTCCTCCATCTACTTTCTCGAAATACATAATTACTAGCTCGACTAAATCATTTTTTTCCATATTTATTAATTCATCCATAATAACGTTGTGTATAACAAATTACCGAAGGCAGTACTCTACTTTTATCGTAACTTCGGCTATTTGTATTCTGAAGCAATTTATATCATTAACAATTAGTCGTTACTAGTCATATGTTTAATTGATATTTATGAGCTTTGAAATCAGGTCTGCATTTAGCACGAAAACTTTCAAAGCATCTAACTCTTCCTAACTCAGATGTGAGCGATTGCCTCCCCTTAATCAAACCTGAAAACGGATTTTAAATGAGTAATGCGAGACAGGGAGCGTAGCAGTCGAGCAAGCCATACTGATGCATGGGTGAATAGCGTCTAGAGACGAACGAAGTTCGGCTAGCTATGAACGCGAGAAAAGGACTTCGAGCTGGAAAGCGTACAGGGACGTTTAGCGCGCCGATTCATGGCGTTTATGTTCACATTTAAAAGACGTTTGAAGATTAAGTTTGATTTTGGGGGCGCCGAGGGATTCCAAAGGGAGACCGGCGATAGCCTCCCTTTGACTGCTGTCGCCAGCGCGACAAATATACGGCAAATAGAACTCAGTTGCTGAGAGAAAAATCTCATTCCTCATTTCAGCGTTCATTAAAATGATTTGAAACCAATTCACGCAGCATTCTAATTGTCCTAACAGGCAAAAGTTAATTAAATTAGTTAATACAAGAGAATACTTCTTCAGCGCGACAACTCCCCTTTCCATTTTCACAAAAGTCACTTGCAAACTCACATTCAAATACCAATACACCTGAAGACGAAAACCTCAACTTCCCCCTTGGAAATCCCCTCTCAATCCTCTAGTATTACTGCCTAACTGTGTAAAAAAGTATTTCAATGAAATCATTCCCTTCGCTTTATTTCACAAACTTATTTTTGATTGGTGGGACGGGTTTACT
This region of Pseudoalteromonas spongiae UST010723-006 genomic DNA includes:
- a CDS encoding lysoplasmalogenase, with protein sequence MFNTLLPFIFISAYSHIYFDSLKKDALCYIFKPLTTILIICLAYMQTNTFTPVHYWVFGGLVFSLIGDIFLMLKKDYFLQGLIAFFIAHVAYVIAFTDTTGFEFNGWLLLFLLTYAGILIAVLNKHLGKFRIPVYAYATALTLMVLTSYNFFQLSWHYMSLYAFVGALFFMVSDSILAYRRFVKEYAWSQPAILATYYIAQSMIALSLTN
- a CDS encoding nuclear transport factor 2 family protein → MEKNDLVELVIMYFEKVDGGDVSYLDLFSEDVDFFFPKFGQAKGKNALVEFGNRIGSSLTSIWHDIDGFEITTAGNKVIVEGQEGGVMSDGTAWPDNKISIGRFCSVFEFEGKRISRMYVYVDPDFPSRDLDRIAVLSE
- a CDS encoding T6SS phospholipase effector Tle1-like catalytic domain-containing protein, coding for MNAVFCFDGTCNEPSDVDDVFYNSSISNILKTHIFCGGDLINTSHAFEQQKSFYYAGIGTYGNWLSQVFNTMFAPEYADLESIYKQAYNDYLTLRGDDQIFIFGFSRGAAIARRFASKLTEQGRKITFLGVYDTVASIGMPDLSAHTQPASDVVFENNSVSPLIQQAVHLVAIDERRIAFQPLLMAPGANVKEVWFAGVHADIGGGFWHDGLADICLSYMLEEAKRFGLQVLELHQVDYSKLSENEVSIGSDDIAIFPQIDAPLHQKARTGFMSSKTLNPRQVRVDCMEDCMPLVHYSVVERFVNIADYRPIALRNKPFQLLLPSGERSGMIFGIEGMREYSVL